The following DNA comes from Photobacterium sp. DA100.
AAACCCGACCCCCGCCTGGACAAAACCGCCATAGAAGCCCGCCAAGCCCAGCCCCCACCATGAACTGGGAGTATCTTTTACTTTTTTGGGCTCTGTCCCCGCAGGCGGTGCAACAATCGCCGGGCGAATTAAAATGACCAGAGCCATTGTCAGCATGGTGCCCAGTAACAATGGCTTTATCCACGTAGAAGGGGCATAGGCAGCCCCAACCGCCCCCAACAAACCACCAATGATTGTCGGCAACAAGATAGCTGGTATATCTGATGTTTCCAGCTTGCCGTGACGACGAAAACCGATCAGGGCCGTCAAGCCTTGTACGGCTACCCCCACCCGGTTAGTTGCATTTGCCACCTCGGCGGGCATCCCCATCACCATTAAAGCAGGAAGTGTTAGGTTAGAGCCTCCACCGGCTAGGGTATTGATGATCCCGGCCAGAAAACCGGTTCCGATCAGCAGGCTCGCCTGCAATAACGACATATCCATTGTATTTTTCTATCCGTAGCAGAAACGTAAGCTGTGTATAAGCATCACGTCTAACAAAGTGTTATATTCGCGGACATTATACCCAAGTGACTTCAAATTGCTGGATTCAGCGAGTTGACTTAGGTATAAAAATGGCCATCAAAGTCAGTATTCAGCACCTATTCAGCTACCTAGCGACAAACTGCTAGGAGAATACCGATAAAAAACCACTTATTTCGGACATTGTTTTTCAAGGAACCGCTATGAAATTTCGTACAGCGTTAATGGCTATTGCAGCTTGCGGCATTAGCTTCTCCTCTCTTGCTGATGTTAAACTTGAACTCCCTTACCCAGCGGATCTTGTTGTGGTTAATGGTGTAGAGCAACACGGCAACGACACATTAACGCTACCCAATGGTGTCAACCAATTTGCATTCAGGTATATCGACTCGCTGCGTGAAAATGGCGATGACTACCTATTCAAATCAGAGGTTATCATTGTTAAGTTCGAGGCCAGCGACACAACGTTGAAACTCGATCTGCCAAAGCTGCGTACCGGACAAGATGCACGTAAATTTGAAAGATCTCCGCAGCTGGCCCTGATTGCAGCCGACGGCGAAAAAATCAGCTTTGAACAAGATAAGCTGATTAAGTCAGGCATTCAGTTTGGCCGTGACTTTGAAAAAGAAGTTGCCGTTTACAACCAGTCAGGCAAAGCAGCTGCGGTTGCTGCAGCAACAACGGCAGTACCAGTGACACTTCCGGCGACCGCTCAACCGGCAGGGACGTCACCTAAGCCACCTGTTGACCCGCAGCAGACACGTAATGTGGCTGAAAACATGCTTAATTACTGGTATGAACAAGCTGATGAAGCAACACGTGAGCGCTTCAAAGCAAAAATCAACCAAGAGTAATCTTGCAAAAAGAGCCTTCGGGCTCTTTTTTCTACACTGGTATCACCAATACTCCCCAAAATACCGCCTCTCCGACAATCAGCATTTATCGGCTGAAACCTTTCGGCAGCAAGACCATCTGGTACCTAATTTCAGACCTGGAATACGTCATTCGTTCTTTCCGCTTTCGTCTCTAAAGCGACATAAATTTCACCATTATCGGTTCACGGTGCAAATTAAGCTCATGAACATTTCAAAATAAAAGCAACACACTGCGAAGTGACACGAAAAAATCAACAATTTAGCACATCCCTTCCAACATTCCTTTTATACTTTTTTCACGGCGCAACATAAGAGCTAGATGCCGCTTACAAATTCAATTAATGCGTGTCAACAAGTAAGGAATTTTCAATGAAACATCTGAAACAAGGACAAGCGATTACTCGAATACTCAAACTCAGCACCCTCGCTGTTTCGTGTATGGCGGCTTTCAATGCCATTGCAGCAATGGCTCCCATCACGTCAAGCCTAGCGAGCATCGACGGACCAAACTGCCGTCCCGACGGCTTGTACCAAACACCCGATATTAACGTCCCCTATTGCACCATTTATGATGAAAATGGCCGCGAGATCATGGGGGCTGATCACCCTCGCCGAGTCATAGGTTATTTCACTAGCTGGCGCAGTGGCGATGACCCACAGGCCGCTTACTTGGTCAGTGATATTCCATGGCAGCAGTTGACCCATATTAACTACGCATTTGTCAGTATCGGCAGCGATGGCAAGGTCAATGTTGGCGACGTAACCGATCCTTCCAACCCGGCAACTGGCAAAGAATGGCCTGGCGTGGAGATTGATCCAGCCCTAGGCTTCAAAGGACACTTTGGTGCACTCGCCACCTACAAGAAGAAACACGATGTTAAGACCTTAATTTCTATCGGTGGATGGGCAGAAACCGGAGGTCACTTTGATGCTAACGGTAACCGCGTTGCCGATGGCGGCTTCTATACCATGACCACCAATGCAGATGGCTCGATCAACCACGCAGGCATCGAGAAGTTTGCCGCATCTGCAGTAGCGATGATGCGCCAGTATCAATTCGATGGCCTAGACATCGACTATGAATACCCTACCTCGATGGCCGGTGCCGGTAACCCTGATGACAAAGCCTTCATGGAACCTCGCCGTGCCTACCTATGGGCATCGTATCAGGAGCTGATGAAAGTGCTTCGCCAAAAACTGGATCAGGCTTCTGCGCAAGACGGCATCCACTATATGCTGACTATCGCCGCCCCCTCTTCGGGCTACCTGTTGCGGGGGATGGAGGACTTTGATGTCACAAAATACCTCGACTATGTCAATATCATGTCCTATGACCTACACGGCGCATGGAACGACCATGTCGGCCACAATGCCGCTCTTTACGACACAGGTAAAGATTCGGAACTTGAACAGTGGAACGTCTATGGCACAGCCGCCTATGGCGGTATTGGTTACCTAAACACAGACTGGGCATATCATTACTTCCGCGGCTCGATGCCTGCTGGACGTATTAATATTGGGGTACCTTACTATACCCGTGGCTGGCAAGGAGTAACCGGCGGTGAAAATGGACTTTGGGGCCGTGCTGCCCTTCCTAACCAATCATTATGTGCCCCTGGAACCGGTGAAGGCGAGAAAAACAACTGTGGAAATGGCGCCGTTGGTATCGATAACCTGTGGCACGACAAGAACGCCGCTGGTGAGGAAATGGGCGCCGGTTCAAACCCAATGTGGCATGCAATGAACCTTGCCCAGGGTATCTTCGGTAGCTATAGCACAGCGTACAACCTCGACCCGGCGAACAACCCTGAGCATCAGCTGGTTGGTACGTACACCCGCCACTATGATACCGTTGCTGTTGCTCCCTGGCTGTGGAATGCTGACAAGCAAGTCTTCCTATCCACGGAAGACAAGGCATCCATCAATGTCAAAGCCGATTATGTGATCGACAAAGAGATCGGCGGCATCATGTTTTGGGAGCTAGCGGGAGACTACAACTGCTACCTGCTTGATACTAGCGGTAACCGCACGACTGTCGATGCAACAGAAAATGCATGTCAGACGGGCAATGGCGAATACCACATGGGCAATACCATGACCAAAGCCATTTACGAGAAATTCAAGTCAGCCACCCCCTATGGCAACAAAATCGCCACAGGCGCAATTCCCGCAGAAGCACTGGATATTACCGTTGACGTATCGGGCTTCAAGGTCGGTGATCAGAACTACCCTATTAACCCAAAACTGACCTTCACCAACAACACTGGCCAAGAGATACCGGGCGGAACTGAATTCCAATTCGATATTCCAACATCAGCACCAGACAATGCCAAAGATCAATCCGGCGGCGGCTTAGCGGTCATCGCATCAGGCCATACCCGTGCCAACAACATCGGTGGCTTGGAAGGGGTCATGCACCGGGTCGCCTTCACTCTGCCAAGCTGGAAAAGCCTCCCTGCAGGCGGTACATACGAGCTCGACATGGTTTATTACCTGCCGATATCCGGCCCAGCCAACTACAGTGTTACTGTTGGAGGCAAGGACTTCGCGTTTAAGTTCGAACAACCCGACTTGCCACTAGGCTCCATCGGCGGCGGTAGTGGTGGTGGCGACGGAACTTGCGATACAACGGGAATCAACACCTACCCTAACTGGCCACAGACTGATTGGGCTGGTAACCCGAGTCATGCCAACCAAGGTGACAAAATCATCTACAACGGCATCGTGTACCAAGCCAACTGGTGGAGTAATTCAACACCTGGCAGTGATGGTAGCTGGGCTGTAGTGTGCACAATTTAACCAGTTCAACGTAAATATAATGCGCAGGGTCAAACCTGCGCATTTATCAACCAAAACGATGCAAAAACAGTAAGATCCTAACTTCATAAATGAAAGATAAGTGGAAAAATCTGGCTAACGACGATGAATATCGCAGGACATTGGTGCGAGTTCCTCTTAGTGAGAAGTAAAAAATTGCGATAAGGCGCTCACTTTTCAACCAAACAGTAAAGAGGCTAACATTTCTTTGTTTTCAAAATATGACATCAGATTTGACTTTATCAAACAATAAATTATCTCCGTGACAATTGTAACACTGGATAATTTGACTAGATCTTTCCCCTTTTAGACAAAATTTCATATAAAAATGACAATTGCTTTTAATTACTTGTAATTAATTATTTTTTGAGCAGGTAAATGCAATAAAACAGGATTTTTTTGCTATTCTTCGGCTTGTCGATATTCCCTTTCGCGGCGTCTATTACTCACTTTTATGTGTTAAAGTCAGGCCCAATCAACCTTAACGACATAATTGAACATTTTACAGGGACAATGAAAAAGCTAACCGTACTATTTGCAATGGCACTATTTCTTCTGCCACTGCAGGCCACTGCCAGTGTAATAACAAGCCAGCCTTATTCGAAAAATCCGCAAGCAGATATCTTGGTTAAAGACGTATATAACAAAGCAAAGTTAAATGGAGTCATTAACTATCAAGTATTTAAAGAAGCCTACGAGGCCTATTACAATACTAAGGGCCGGAAAAGGCCTGTTCTGACGATCATTGACTATAGTCTTCCTTCAACCAAGGAACGCTTCTTTGTTGTTGACCTACAACGGAACAAGCTACTCTACCGCACTTTCGTCTCACACGGCGTAAATAGCGGCGGTAAAAATGCCACTAAGTTCTCAAACACCGTCAACTCCCGCCAGACGTCTCTGGGGACCTTTCTCACCGATACCACCTACTATGGCGGTAATGGTTACTCACTTCGCTTGGACGGCCTAACACCGGGTGTCAACGACAATGCCAGACGCCGTTACATTGTTATCCACGGTGCTGACTACGCGACAAGATCTTTCATCAACCGTCACGGCTACCTTGGCCGCAGCTGGGGATGCCCTGCATTACCAACAGAGCTGTCTCGGGAAATTATCGATACCATTAAGGGTGGCAGCGTTATCTACGCACACGCTTAATTAAATTCTCCTGTATTATCGTTTAATAAACAGCAGCTTAATAAAGCTGCTGTTTTTTTATTGGCTATTCGGCGAATACGTTATACCCAAGATACTTCAAGGTGCTCTCCCTTCGGTAGGATCTTAGCCCATTCACTCCTTCGATGAAGCTTTTTAAAAGGGAATACCATTCCTGCATCTTGAAGTAACTTGGGTATATTTTTATTGGCATTAATATCCAAGCTTATTTGATATTTTATTTAAGGCATTGTTTTTATGAGTCATTAATTATTACATTAATGCCTAAATTATTATCCATGCCGATTAATCCTTCAGTAGTTCAATCATCCATATAGCAAGGCAGATAATATTCATAGATTAGAATGTTCGTATCGGTGTCTAACGATTATAAGTAAAAAAAATCCCTGCCTGGGCAGGGATTTGATATCAGTGACGCTTATATTACGCTAGCGCTTTCTCTGGCGCGATGTATGGAAGATCCAGTGCTTCAGAAACTTCTTCACAGGTGATCTGGCCACGGTATACGTTCAGGCCGTTCAGCAGGTGCTTGTCTTCTTGCAGCGCTGCTTTGTAGCCCTTGTCTGCCAACTTGAGGATATAAGGCAGAGTCACGTTGTTCAATGCGAATGTCGATGTACGAGCAACCGCACCTGGCATATTAGCCACACAGTAGTGAACCACATCGTCTACGATGTAAGTCGGGTCGCTGTGAGTCGTTGCGTGCGACGTTTCGACACAGCCACCCTGGTCGATTGCAACGTCTACAATAGCAGCACCAGGCTTCATCTTCTTGATCATTTCGGCGGTAACCAGTTTCGGTGCGGCGGCACCGGCAACCAATACCCCACCAACAACAAGATCAGCTTCCAAGACGTGTTTTTCAATCGCATCTTTGGTTGAGTATACACACTGTACAGTGCCACCAAATTGAGCATCTAGCTGGCGCAACACATCGATGTTGCGGTCTAGCACAACCACGTCGGCACGCATGCCCACTGCCATTTGTGCCGCATTGGCACCCACTACACCGCCACCGATAATAACCACTTTCGCTGGCTCAACACCCGGTACACCGGCAAGTAGCATACCGCGGCCGCCTCTTGATTTCTCAAGTGCTTGCGCACCGGCCTGAATAGACATACGGCCCGCAACTTCTGACATAGGAGCCAATAGTGGTAGGCGGCCTTTATCGTCGGTTACTGTTTCATAAGCGATGCACACAGCCTTGCTGTTGATAAGGTCATGCGTCTGCTCTGGGTCTGGCGCAAGGTGAAGGTAAGTAAATAGGATTTGGCCTTCACGAAGCATTGCACGTTCTACGGCTTGTGGCTCCTTAACCTTTACAATCATTTCTGATTCTGCAAATACCGCTTCGGCGGTGGGCAGAATCTGGGCACCTGCTTCAATGTAGTCCTGATCGGTAAAGCCGATACCAGCACCAGCATTGGTCTCTACGTATACCTTATGTCCATGGGCAACGGCTTCGCTGACTGAAGCTGGCACCATACCCACACGGTATTCGTGAACTTTGATTTCCTTAGGTACACCAATAATCATCTTTTGTTTCCTTGCTGCCTCGTTAAAAGATATATACACAATAAAGAAAAAACCTTGGAATGTGTGACCATTTTTTAACTTAAAACCAACAAATCAAACTGCCATTTTATTCCCAGTCAGCATAAGAAACTGTTTTTGAGCTCCGTCACACAAGAAAAAACCAATAAACAACAACAAACCAGACCAGTTTACTACCTTTAAAGCCAAAACCAGCTTTTTAAACCAGCAACATAGTGCCTATACAGTCATAAACACCACACTAGCACGAGAAAAGGCTCACATTTTTCGTTGTTTTCAAGTGCTTCTTTTAAAAAAAGAGACATCTAATCGGTCATCCGCGACATTTTTCTCTATTTCTTTTTTCGATACGGGTACACTTCAATTCCCCACCGGCACGCCCCACCGAACAAATAAAAAACATTTAGGCAACAAAAAAGCCGCTAAAAAGCTAACTCCTATCAATTAAGATGCTTGGAGCGAACCACATAGCGAGTTTTACTGATACGAACGGTCCTTGATTTGGGCCGTTTTTTTCGCTCAGGCAAAATATAACGTTTTACTCGCTCTCGCATTGCCCTTAACTTCTTGGGTATTGAGCCGGGCGATGCGATTGCACACCACATTAATTCATCCTGGATATCCCTCAAAGCCATCATAAAACTGATCCGTAAAGGCGACACTTTAGCTTCTTTCGCTATTCGGCTTATTTCCAACCGGACTAGATTATAGGCAATTAAGGTGCCCCAGATCTCCTGCTCAACACCTTCGATTGATTGACTGCGAAGTAGGATCTCATCCTCAAGCATGTCGTGTTTTATCTCCCCGTAACTGTTTTCGATTTCCCATCGTTCGAAGTAAACATTAAGCAAGGATTGCAGGTCATATTTTTTGTCTGTTAGGGACGTCAAAACCCCTTTGATATGATTGGGTTGATCTTTTTCTGGATAAAGCGCAAGTCTAGCCTGCCACTTTTCAGGCAGATGAGGATCTTTTTTGCGAGCTTGTTGAGAAACATTCATTTCTACTATCAAGTCACGCCCGTCTTCATCTAACTGCTCTATGATTGTGTACTTTGTATTGGATTTAATGGGAGTCATCCAGTGGCTAGAACCATGTTGGTTTTGCCAGTTAATCATCAACTCTGCACCTAAATAGCATCGGTCGAAAATAGTAAGGGAGTTGGCTGTTGCAGAGGAAATGAGTTGCTTGGCGTAGCTTTCTTCACCCTTGTAGCTAGGACCAAAAGCGACATTATGGATTAGCCGACTTCGGAGGGAGCAGAGTGCACATAGCCTTACAACTGGGTATTCAGTATGGCGAGTTTTACTGTGCTTAACGTATTGAAAATGCTCTGCAAGGGCTGGGGTATCGTGGGTCCTAAATTGCGTGCCATCTACAGAGAAAAGCTTTAACCCGAACCATGTATCTTCACTATCCTCTGTTTGTACCCAATGCTGTGAAGTTAATGTAAATAGGGCTTCGAGAGGCTTAGCTGTTAACCGTTTTCTTGCTTGGGGGATCGCACTCGGAGCAATGGACTCACCTAGAGAACTGGAAAGCTTAAGGTCTAGCTTATCAAGTACATCGGTAATCGGTCTATCACGGTATAAACCAATCCCAACAACAAGCCAGACCACAAGCTCAGCAGGTAGCTTCCGTCGCCTTAAACTTGCCTTGTTGGTGTCATCGAGTGCTTGTTGAATCCACTCAAGAGGCAACTCTTTTTGAAACAAAGAGAGTGAGTCAGGTGAAGCAAAATCATCAACATCGATCAGCCAATGTGCCAACATAAAAAATACCCTCATACTTAATGTCTGAGGGTATTTTCACTCAACCGTAGGATCATTCAACTGATCAATGGCTTAACTGATCGGTGTTAGCTAAAAAGCGGCTTTTTGTGAGTGTGACCAAAGGTTAGTCTTCAAACTCCCAGGGCATATCCGGTAAGGCATTCAAATTTTCACTGTATCGTTTCAAATCGAAGCTACCGCCATTTTTCGCAACATCAAACACTTCCACCGATAATGCGCAGGCAATCATCTCGATCGCCTCTTCTCTCGGTGTACCTGTCATCATCAGCCGCATCAGGGTTTCTTTAACCTTGATTGGGTTGCCTTCTTCCAGTTGGTTCTCTACCGTTTCGACCAGCATATCCCCGGTCATGATTTCTTCATCTTGCATAACAATGCCTTTCTCTGGCCCTTTCTCTAGGCCCATTGACTAAAACTGAATTTCTTTGCCTAGCGTGCCAAGTTACTTCAAAAGACTTGGCTCGCTCACAAGCAAAGGCAAAACTATGATGCAACGAGCCAGCTCGCTTGCTGCGCCTGTGCTTCAAGCAGGTTGTCGTAGCGGTAAGGCGTCAAGTCTTGGCCAACAGGGTGTAAATCATTGACCACAACCAGCCTAAGACCAGCCGTGTAAGCCGATTGCGCCCCTGTTTGGCTATCTTCGATCGCAACAGCCTGGTTTTCCGCTATACCCAAGGTCCGGCAGGCTAATTGGTAAATCTCGGGGGCTGGCTTATTATTCTTGACATCTTCTCCACAGAAAACATGATCAAAATAATGCAACCACCCCAGATGAGCCAACATCCCCTCGACATAATTCCTCGGCGAACCCGTAACCACAGCTAATGGCCGCGCCCCATGCAGCGACTTGATAAGCTCTAACGCCCCCTGCTTAGCAGGGATCCCTCTTTCTATAATAGCTTTGTAGGTCAGCCGTTCCATATCCGACACAACGGTCGCAGCGGTATGCGGTAGATTAGCAACCGAAGAAAAATGATTGGCGACAATTTCCCATGGCACGCCGGCAAAATCGACAAGAAAATCATGTGCTGATATGTCGATATTCAAACCCGAAAGGTATTGGCTCCAATTCTCAGCGTGGAAAATTTCTGAATCAACCAAAGTGCCATCAAAATCAAAACAAACTGCCTGCATGGGCTTACTCCGCGAACAACAAGACCGACATCTTACCCAGTTAAGCCCATCAAATCCAAGCCAAGTTTACTGACAGGCCCGCTTGGCAGGCTCTTTCACTTACAACTGTGCTTCGAGGATTAAAATACAGCTTGCCAGCGGTACGGCCGGGCTATAAAAGAAACCTTGGACAAAATGGCAGTTCATTTCCCGTAAAATCTCCAGCTGCTTGCGCGTTTCGACCCCTTCGGCGACGACTTGTATCCCTAGCTTATGGCTTAAGTCGATAATCAAGGACACCAGCGTACGGTTATCCTGCTTATCGATCCCCTCGATAAAGCTGCGGTCGATTTTGATGATATTCGGCCTGAGCTCGACCACCGAGCTCAGTGATGAGTAGCCGGTCCCGAAATCATCAAGGGCGATCTCGATCCCCTTTTGTTTAAACGATGCAAGCAGTGACTGGATGTCACTACTTTCGCTAGAGGCTGTCGATTCGGTGATCTCTACAATGATGGACTTCAGCGGCAGGGCATAAGATTCAATGGTATCCCAAATGGGCGGTAGGCCATTGCTACTGATAAATTCCTTGACCGAACGGTTGATGCTGATACTCACATCAGCAAAACCGGCCAGGTGTAACTGTTTCAGATCATGGCACACCTGGTGTAAAACAAAATCTCCCAACGATCTTATCAAGCCATAGCGCTCTGCAACGGGAATAAACTCGGCCGGAGAAATATTGCCCTCAACCTCGTCCGTCCACCTCACCAAGGCTTCAAAGCGACTAATCTTCCCTGTACGAGCATCCACAACCGGTTGGTAATAGACGGTCAGCAATTCATCGGAGATCGCCTTCTTGAGCCGATCGCGCATTTTCAACTTGTCGATATAATCCGACTGTAATGCGCCATCATACTGGCAGACCCCATTTCGTCCCTGCCCCTTCATGTTGTACATGGCATAGTCGGCGTTCTTTAGCAGTTCGGTATGTGTTTCCCCACTTTCTGGATACGTCGAAATACCAATACTGACAGTGGTATTGACCTCAATATCATCTAGTACAAAGGCTTCTGCCACACTATCAACAACCCGTTGCCCCCACACTCTTGCCGCTCCGGACGTCGTTTCTGGCAACAGGACACAAAATTCATCACCACCATAGCGGCAGATATCATCGGCAACCGGCAACTCCCGCTTGAGGCAACTGGCAATATGAACCAATACCTTATCGCCAAAGTCATGGCCATATAGATCATTGAGCGACTTGAAGTCATCCATATCAATAAACAGCAACGAAAACGCCTGGCCACGCTTGTCGTCAATGGATGCGATATGCTGTTTCACCCTTTTCACGAAACTTCGGCGGTTCACAAGACCGGTCAGCGGATCCTTGTAGGCAAAGAAGGTCAGTTGCTCTTCCGCTTTCTTCCAATGGCTAATATCGCGGAACACCGCCACGTAATTAATGATCTCTTCATTGTCGTCACGGATCACATTGATCGAAATTTCTTCCGGGTAGATCTCGCCATTTTTGCGCCGATTCCACACTTCGCCTTTCCAATGACCATAATGGTTCAGGTTATGCCACAGGAACTGATAGTATTTGTCGTCATGGATCCCTGATGACAAGACATTGGGCGACAGGCCTAGCAGCTCTTTTTCCCGGTACCCCGTCGTTTCTTCGAATGCGCGATTGACCGAAATAATTTTGTTGTCTTTATCTGTGATCAAGATACATTCTGACGTATTATCAAAAACCACCTGCGCACGATCCAGCTGACGCTTGGCTTCCACCGAATGAGTGATATCCCGCTGAATACCCGCGACTTTCGTTGGCCTACCATTTTCATCTCGGGCAACAATACTGCCTTTTACCGTTAGCCAGCATTCATTACCGTCAAGGGCTATCCGGCTACTCGGCTTAACCCGAAACTCAAACTGAAATACCGAGGCATGTTGCTGCTGGATAAAGCGGTCGAAATAATCAATCCCTTCTTTCCTGTCCTCCTCAACAATGCAAGATAGCCAGGTTTCGAGATCATCACCCGCTACTGGTTTCTCTCGGCCTAATATGTGCCAGAATTTGGCAGATGTCGCAAATTCATTGCGCTCAAGATCAAACTCCCAAATCCCTTCTTCTACGGAATTGAACGTCGTTGTAAGCTGGCGGGAGGCTTTGTTCAATTT
Coding sequences within:
- a CDS encoding DUF2057 domain-containing protein — encoded protein: MKFRTALMAIAACGISFSSLADVKLELPYPADLVVVNGVEQHGNDTLTLPNGVNQFAFRYIDSLRENGDDYLFKSEVIIVKFEASDTTLKLDLPKLRTGQDARKFERSPQLALIAADGEKISFEQDKLIKSGIQFGRDFEKEVAVYNQSGKAAAVAAATTAVPVTLPATAQPAGTSPKPPVDPQQTRNVAENMLNYWYEQADEATRERFKAKINQE
- a CDS encoding EAL domain-containing protein — its product is MDYKKSTTFEQLSGKELFEAVGKSLYEAFAVDNVIIGSVSDDSEGLEILSTCYQGKFGEPSYLSFAEVPEAEVVKQGTLFIVSETLKKQYPRYSHRHAGLAATYIGIPLFARNRQLVGVLSCLFQNPFNCMDALQAYCDTFLTYLGQEVGYEALLQRQVKLRWQLEEGQRVAKVGSWVWKLQEQHFEWSKEVYRIYDFKDESVKPTLSLLSELIHPEDREWVLDTLHRSIESDGVNYNLVHRVLLRDGSIRYLRKRAEVLRDSNGKAVEIRGTVHDVTDVYQISAKLNKASRQLTTTFNSVEEGIWEFDLERNEFATSAKFWHILGREKPVAGDDLETWLSCIVEEDRKEGIDYFDRFIQQQHASVFQFEFRVKPSSRIALDGNECWLTVKGSIVARDENGRPTKVAGIQRDITHSVEAKRQLDRAQVVFDNTSECILITDKDNKIISVNRAFEETTGYREKELLGLSPNVLSSGIHDDKYYQFLWHNLNHYGHWKGEVWNRRKNGEIYPEEISINVIRDDNEEIINYVAVFRDISHWKKAEEQLTFFAYKDPLTGLVNRRSFVKRVKQHIASIDDKRGQAFSLLFIDMDDFKSLNDLYGHDFGDKVLVHIASCLKRELPVADDICRYGGDEFCVLLPETTSGAARVWGQRVVDSVAEAFVLDDIEVNTTVSIGISTYPESGETHTELLKNADYAMYNMKGQGRNGVCQYDGALQSDYIDKLKMRDRLKKAISDELLTVYYQPVVDARTGKISRFEALVRWTDEVEGNISPAEFIPVAERYGLIRSLGDFVLHQVCHDLKQLHLAGFADVSISINRSVKEFISSNGLPPIWDTIESYALPLKSIIVEITESTASSESSDIQSLLASFKQKGIEIALDDFGTGYSSLSSVVELRPNIIKIDRSFIEGIDKQDNRTLVSLIIDLSHKLGIQVVAEGVETRKQLEILREMNCHFVQGFFYSPAVPLASCILILEAQL
- a CDS encoding murein L,D-transpeptidase catalytic domain family protein; this translates as MKKLTVLFAMALFLLPLQATASVITSQPYSKNPQADILVKDVYNKAKLNGVINYQVFKEAYEAYYNTKGRKRPVLTIIDYSLPSTKERFFVVDLQRNKLLYRTFVSHGVNSGGKNATKFSNTVNSRQTSLGTFLTDTTYYGGNGYSLRLDGLTPGVNDNARRRYIVIHGADYATRSFINRHGYLGRSWGCPALPTELSREIIDTIKGGSVIYAHA
- a CDS encoding IS4 family transposase, which translates into the protein MLAHWLIDVDDFASPDSLSLFQKELPLEWIQQALDDTNKASLRRRKLPAELVVWLVVGIGLYRDRPITDVLDKLDLKLSSSLGESIAPSAIPQARKRLTAKPLEALFTLTSQHWVQTEDSEDTWFGLKLFSVDGTQFRTHDTPALAEHFQYVKHSKTRHTEYPVVRLCALCSLRSRLIHNVAFGPSYKGEESYAKQLISSATANSLTIFDRCYLGAELMINWQNQHGSSHWMTPIKSNTKYTIIEQLDEDGRDLIVEMNVSQQARKKDPHLPEKWQARLALYPEKDQPNHIKGVLTSLTDKKYDLQSLLNVYFERWEIENSYGEIKHDMLEDEILLRSQSIEGVEQEIWGTLIAYNLVRLEISRIAKEAKVSPLRISFMMALRDIQDELMWCAIASPGSIPKKLRAMRERVKRYILPERKKRPKSRTVRISKTRYVVRSKHLN
- the ald gene encoding alanine dehydrogenase, which produces MIIGVPKEIKVHEYRVGMVPASVSEAVAHGHKVYVETNAGAGIGFTDQDYIEAGAQILPTAEAVFAESEMIVKVKEPQAVERAMLREGQILFTYLHLAPDPEQTHDLINSKAVCIAYETVTDDKGRLPLLAPMSEVAGRMSIQAGAQALEKSRGGRGMLLAGVPGVEPAKVVIIGGGVVGANAAQMAVGMRADVVVLDRNIDVLRQLDAQFGGTVQCVYSTKDAIEKHVLEADLVVGGVLVAGAAAPKLVTAEMIKKMKPGAAIVDVAIDQGGCVETSHATTHSDPTYIVDDVVHYCVANMPGAVARTSTFALNNVTLPYILKLADKGYKAALQEDKHLLNGLNVYRGQITCEEVSEALDLPYIAPEKALA
- a CDS encoding HAD family phosphatase, with translation MQAVCFDFDGTLVDSEIFHAENWSQYLSGLNIDISAHDFLVDFAGVPWEIVANHFSSVANLPHTAATVVSDMERLTYKAIIERGIPAKQGALELIKSLHGARPLAVVTGSPRNYVEGMLAHLGWLHYFDHVFCGEDVKNNKPAPEIYQLACRTLGIAENQAVAIEDSQTGAQSAYTAGLRLVVVNDLHPVGQDLTPYRYDNLLEAQAQQASWLVAS
- a CDS encoding glycosyl hydrolase family 18 protein, giving the protein MKHLKQGQAITRILKLSTLAVSCMAAFNAIAAMAPITSSLASIDGPNCRPDGLYQTPDINVPYCTIYDENGREIMGADHPRRVIGYFTSWRSGDDPQAAYLVSDIPWQQLTHINYAFVSIGSDGKVNVGDVTDPSNPATGKEWPGVEIDPALGFKGHFGALATYKKKHDVKTLISIGGWAETGGHFDANGNRVADGGFYTMTTNADGSINHAGIEKFAASAVAMMRQYQFDGLDIDYEYPTSMAGAGNPDDKAFMEPRRAYLWASYQELMKVLRQKLDQASAQDGIHYMLTIAAPSSGYLLRGMEDFDVTKYLDYVNIMSYDLHGAWNDHVGHNAALYDTGKDSELEQWNVYGTAAYGGIGYLNTDWAYHYFRGSMPAGRINIGVPYYTRGWQGVTGGENGLWGRAALPNQSLCAPGTGEGEKNNCGNGAVGIDNLWHDKNAAGEEMGAGSNPMWHAMNLAQGIFGSYSTAYNLDPANNPEHQLVGTYTRHYDTVAVAPWLWNADKQVFLSTEDKASINVKADYVIDKEIGGIMFWELAGDYNCYLLDTSGNRTTVDATENACQTGNGEYHMGNTMTKAIYEKFKSATPYGNKIATGAIPAEALDITVDVSGFKVGDQNYPINPKLTFTNNTGQEIPGGTEFQFDIPTSAPDNAKDQSGGGLAVIASGHTRANNIGGLEGVMHRVAFTLPSWKSLPAGGTYELDMVYYLPISGPANYSVTVGGKDFAFKFEQPDLPLGSIGGGSGGGDGTCDTTGINTYPNWPQTDWAGNPSHANQGDKIIYNGIVYQANWWSNSTPGSDGSWAVVCTI
- a CDS encoding sulfite exporter TauE/SafE family protein; amino-acid sequence: MDMSLLQASLLIGTGFLAGIINTLAGGGSNLTLPALMVMGMPAEVANATNRVGVAVQGLTALIGFRRHGKLETSDIPAILLPTIIGGLLGAVGAAYAPSTWIKPLLLGTMLTMALVILIRPAIVAPPAGTEPKKVKDTPSSWWGLGLAGFYGGFVQAGVGFVLLAALAGTLRYDLVRANALKMLCALAFTLVALALFIMEDLVLWGPGLILAAGTMVGSHIAVKMAISARPETLKWFLFLMTLCGSAAAMLSN